From the Drosophila sechellia strain sech25 chromosome X, ASM438219v1, whole genome shotgun sequence genome, the window AAATCCGTATTGCACGTGGCCACGGTATCGGCCAGAGCCAGCAGATGCATCTGGTCCAGCGAGGAGAGTCCTGGCAAATGGGTGTGGGTCAGCAGGCGCGAAAGAAGCTGCCCCTGCCGCGGGCCAAAGTGCGAAATGGAGTGCTTCTCGGGCAGCGAGAGACGACGCTCCTGGCGCTTCTTCTCATCACCCTCGCTCAGCAGCTCATCCAGGTTGTCCTCCGAGTTGTGCATGTCGAAGAGCTCGTCGTAGTCCTTGTCGCCCTCAGCATAGTTGTTGCTCTGACCCGGCGTCTCACGATCCGCATTGAGGAGCACCCACAAGGGTAACGGCGGAATCGAATTGATCTCCGCGTAGTCCAGCATCAGCTCCTCGGGAATTTGGGTGGTGCTTCCGCGATGCTCTGCCTGGATGTTCTGATCCGCCGTGTAGCTAATGCTCAGGGTGCGAGATCTCGACCAGCTGCGCTGTCTGGCATAGCCATCATCGTCCTGGTTAACTGTACTTGAACTATTGCCACTCATGCAGCGCACCAGATGCGCCAGTATGGCCTTCACCCAACGGATCTTACCGCAGTTTAGCAGCTCCATCAGCTGCTTGGGATGGTATTGCGGCAGCACTGGACATGCGATGCGAGAGGCCTGGAACAGACCGAAGTCCGTCATGTAGTCATCGTTGCCGCCGTCATCAGCGCCACCGCCATACgttccagctcctcctgcGCCGCCGGCTCCGTTCATGTTGGCCATGCTCGTGTTGCCCAGACGACGCTTCTTGTCGTGCGACAGCAGCTGCAGATTGGCCGTGCTGACCTTGCTGATAAGCGGCATGGACGCCACGTTCTTGAGGCGCAGCTGCGTGGACTCGTTGGCCAGCGAGCGCAGATCCTCGTCCCTCAGGTTACGGGTATCCGGTACATCTtcgccagcagcagccgccgcagcGGCAAAGTGCGAGGAATAATGTGGCTTCCACTGCGAGTAGACGTGCATCTCGGAGTCCATGGCCACCACTAGAATACCATCACGCACCCAAGAGATCTGCATGGGCAGCGGCGGCAGACCATCGGCGGTCTGAAGGTCTATCTGCCGTAACTTCATCCAACGGATCTCGTCCACAAAGTTGGGTTGCGCCAGCGAACTAGCCTTTCGCAGGATGGGACGATTCACTGAACGCGACTCCTTCATCGCCTTGATGTTCGCCTGGGCAATGTCCGAGCTCACTGGGGTGTACAGCAGAATCTTGCTGCCCACCGCAACGGTTAGGATGTGTGAACCATCCTCCTTGCTCACCCAGTCCAGTTGGACCAGATGCTTCTGGGTCAGAGGACAGGTGTTCCCATTTTCGGCTATGCTCTTGCGAAGAGATTGCAGCGTACTGAAGCTGGGCACGGTTAGCAATCCGGATGCAGCGGCCGACGGTTGCCTATTGACGGCCAACTCGGGTGTGGTCTCGCCACTCCGCGGGGATCTGCTCTCCGGATCGTGGGCGAAGGTGTGAAGGACCTGGTTCAGCCGTTGCTTCTTCGCCAGCAGGCGACTGTCGTGCAGGTAACTCAGATCGATGCCGTGACCAATATTGATTCGCGGCAAATGGACATTCTTCAGGTGAATGGTGTCCTCCAGCACCCACTCACTGCCGCCGGAGCTCTCGCACTCGTAGATGGCCACGCAGAGGTTGACGTAACGCGAATCCGGATCGGGTCCCTTGTTGGGTCGGGTGAAACTCTTGCCGTACTTGTAGGCACAGGCTATCCGGCCCGAATAGGCGGCACTGATGTTCAGCGGCTGGCCCGGAATCTCGATGGCCGAATGCTGGATGCGACTGAACATCTTCCACTCGCTCCAGTGATAGGCATCGCCTTCCGTATCCGGATCATCCTCATCACCGATGGGCTCGCACTTCCAGAAACGCGAAATGGAATCCGAGCAGGCGGTCACAATGATGTACGGCGCAAAGCAGGCTGGGTAAATGCTTGAGCTGCTCAGGTGACCGGCGGCCGGCGAGGCATGGATGACGTCCACGCCCTCGGGCAGCGGCAGCTCTTGGGTGCACACTTTCTTCGTGGTAATCGAAATGTGCGGCGCCTCCACTTGGGGACCAAAGTGCTCGGCTCCCGTCAGTGTTTCCGCTCCCTGCGACATTCGCCTGGGATTCTGATTACCACCGGCGCCATCCTCATCTGGCTCCTGGGTGAGGTTACTATCCGGCACATACATGGCCGTCTCGGAAAGGAACGAGCTCTGCTGCTTCGAGCTAATGACTATGCGCCACATGTGTATGGTGCTGCCGCGCAGGGTTTTCTCGATGTTCACAATGTAGAAGGGCTCCTCGAAGTCCGCATTCCGCTGCAAATCGACGATGGCATCCATGTCCGACTCGAGCAGAGCGTTCAGACGCGGCTCCTCCAGATCATGGGGATCCGCCTGGGGCGTCCTCTGGCCACCAGTTATCAACTGCGCCTGGAACACGTGCAGGAACTGCGTATTTTGCCAGTCGTGCTTGGCATCCGAGATGGCGTCCAGCTGCAAGATGCAACCGGGTCTCGCCGTGGACTGCTGCGACACAACCTTGAGCTTGTCATGCAGCGCCGATCGCTGGGCCCGCATCGTGGACGAAGCATTCGACATCATCGACGACAGCGAATGCGACTTGTGCAGCGTGTTTAGGTTCTCCGAGCAGGAGATCTCCGCCAGCAGGGTGCGGGCATCGATCACCGCCTGATAGACGCGCAGGTTCTCGCCATCGCTGGCCACGAAGCAGGCGGACGGGGAGTTACTGTAGCTGCCCAGTGTGGTGCTCGGCAGGAGGGTGGGTATCCAGGCCACATTGCTGAAGGCCGAGATCTCCGGCGAGTTAATCCTCGCCAGCTCGCTGACACCGCCCGAATGGCACAGCGGTCCCACGGAGTCCACACGCCAGAGGATCAACTCCGAACAGAAGCCTGTGGGCGTAAATACATCTTTGTCTCCATTGGAACCACCGGAGGGACCGGCTCCAGTCCCGCCGCCCGAGGGAAGTTCACCACTCAGGGGTTGCTCAAACAGTGACATTGGCGACTTGGCCTCCGAATCGGGCAGGTTGTGGTGCGAGGTGGAGACGAGCAGCGGCAACACCGGGTGGCAGGTGATGTCGTTCACCCGGAACCGATGGCCGGAGGCTCGGCTCACGTGGCCAATGCTTAATACTTGGGTAAACTTCGTTTTGAAGGCAAACGTCAGCTGCCAAAGGTTGAGGGTTCCATTTGAGTGCTTGGTTACCATGGAAACCGAGGGAGAAACGTTCAGTGGCAATGCACTGGCTCCAGTTGCAGCCGAATCTTGCGAGCTACTGCTGTGCTCGGCTGCTCCGCCTCCACTAGCCGCAGCACTGCGATCGCCACCACCCTCATCCTGATCTGCGTCGCCTTCGCGATCTCCATCTTCGTCATCAACAGCATCCTCCTGCTCTTCGTCGTGCCTTTCGAAGGTCTGCCCCGAATGCTGGTCACTCTTCAGAGAGGAATCATCCGCGTGTCCCTTGTGGAACTCATCCTTGCTGCGCACATTGTTCGCTATGTCGCGGAAGGCCAGCGGATGCGTGCCCGTGTTAAAGAGGCTGACCGTggtggacatggacatggcgTCGCCCAGAGGGAAGGCCGAAGGAATACGAGTGGAGAAGGAGACCTGCGCCTGCCTGAACGAGCCCGGATAGTAGTCATCCAGCCACTCGATCACCCAGATCAGGTAGCTCCCATCCACCGGATGAATGGCGAAGAGCAGATCCGGGCTCTGGTGCCAGTCGCGCAACAAACACTCGATCTTATTGTCCAGCGAATCCACTAGCTGCGTAATCGGATGGGCCGGCTCATTGTTGAGCGAGTTCTGTGACGTCGTATTGGACATGGAGTTCAGATGCAGCCCGgcaccgcctcctccgccgcccaTTCCCGTGCCCGCCGTGTGCTGCGAATACCGGCTAAACTCCTCGCCGCTGTCGTCCACGGACACCGACTTGGATGAGCGCAGGTACTTCTTGTGCGCATGCGCCTGCGAATGGGAACCGTGGGCATCGTCCGGTAGATCGACGCCGCCGCTGGAGGCGTTCCCATGACCATTCTCCTCGTCGATCACCTTCTTGGTGAGCTCCTGGAGTATGGCCTCTGCCTGCAGCGTGAAATGCATCTCCTTGTTGTTCAGCCAGTGCAGGATAAAGACATTCTGATTGGCCGGATCGCTGGTCTGCATCGATGGCACCAGCGGGATGTCCGTTTCCGCGTTTATCGACGCGGCCAGGTGGAAGTGCATACCGGGTGTAACGCCCGATCCCTGGAATCCGTAAGAGTGAAAATCGTGGACGCTGCACGAGGATGGTAGCGAAGGTATTGGTCCCAGGTAGTTTGTATAGCTGGCCGGGGAGCTACCCATGCCGCCCATTGCTCCGGCGGTTCCACCGCCACTCGCAGCGCCTGCACTGGCTGCACCCGGCACGGCATTCGCTCCGGCCTTCATGTGCCGACGGATGTGGAAGCAGGTCTTCATGTGCTTCAGCCTCTGCATGAACCGATGCTTGTGCCGATGCGTACGGAACTTGGGGTTCTGCGAGGCCATCGGATCGAACTGGGTCATGTTCACCATGCCGTCATCCGGCAGCACAGTCTCGATCCAGATGCGACATATGTTGTCCAGACAGGACGTAACCAGCATATTGGCCACCGAACCCTTGGGCATGTACTTGCTCGTCTTGCGCCACACAATATTGGACACGGCTCGCGGATGGGCGATGTACACGTAGGTGAAGTTCAGCTCACCGCCAGAACTTGAGGTGGTGCCATCGTCCACTCCATGGCGATTTGATGGCGTGGGTCCGGCATTAGAGGAACCCTTGGCCGGGAACAGAACCTGTTTGTTCTCATACCAGATCTTAACCAGCCGATCGTTGCGTCCGCAGGTGGCAAAGAGCGTTCCATCCGGACTAAATGCCATGTGGTAAATGGGTATGGCCGTCTGGCAGCTCCATATATTCTCCCACGTGGACACATCCTCCGACTGGGCGTTGCTCGTCTGCTTGGGCTCTTTGCTCTCGCCAATCTCGAACTTGACACCTATTTGAAAAGGTGAAAATATCTTCAATGAAACCTTTTTTCATTCACAGTGCTCTgatatcaaataaataattacaaatgGAACTCCAGTACGAGTATCATCCACAAACCAGACTAAACAAGAAACCGAGCACATCGCTCTTAATTACAGGCATGCAGCTATTAGACACCAAAAATGTTATCTTACAGTACGTAAGATGGGAAATAGTTAATGATACAACCTTGCTAttgataatataatataatagcgccataaaattggaaaatgGAAACGGAAACACCCCACTGACGACATCGAAACTCTATTATAAAacgtaaaaaacaaaaacccattgcaagcaatttgcatttgtgaTTCATTTCCGCCCACGCAAATCGATAGTTTGCCACACAGAGACACATAGAAATGGGGTGTTGGGCAGTTGGCTTACCCGtgtgctcctcctcctgctggtGAGTGGGCGACTTGCTCTTCCACAGCTGGATGTTGGTGCCGCCGGTGAGGAGACGGGTGCCCTCCAGATTCCAGGACAGGGTCACCACGTTCGAGTGGCTGGTGAAGGAGCCCGTTTGCACCCATCTGTGGGGGGATGGGAAATCAAGTTAGTATGTCTTTGGGCTTCTCAATACCATCTAGCTAGCTTACCTATAATCCAGAAAGTGGGTATTGTGTTTGCTTGACTCAATCACCGGCGTGGGCTCAAAAATGCATATCTTATTCTCATAGGCTGCTGCTATTTTTCCGGTATCGGTGCTGCAGTCCAGGGCGGATATCTTGACATAGCCATGGTTGGCGCCCGGAATGATCTGGACGCGCTCGAAAGTGCTTGCCAGGATGACCACATTGCAGCCGGCGGCGTAGGCCTGGAAATGGGGATTTTGTGAGTACTGCAGTTAATCTAAGCGTTATACGATCGTTATGTGCTTTCTCAGCTATTTGTTTTCGAGTGGCTATGTGTATATAGGGCGGGTGGGTATATAGCTTTATATCGATAACAATACCCCAACTGTCCAGTTAACTGGCTTATCAGACTGGCTGACTAGGCTCTTGCCACATCATGTTTGGTTACCTGGTTAGCTAAAGTgtgtttgatttatttgtggAGCTGTCGCTGATATGCTCATTATCGTGGCCAGAAATTTGAATACCCTGTTCGAGTGGACTGGGGGGTATACTATTTATAGTGGGAATATTATTCATGTTAATTATCTCTGAATCATTACAGCATAACGATCTGTGGCAAAGGAGCATGTAAAGGGTTGAGTCAGCAGGCTTTATCTTTATAATTGGCTCATTGATGCGGGAGATTACAGATACCCCATTTAGTTACAATAGCGATAAATGGGGAATATCAATAGAGAATCTGTTTGCAATGGCTTATCGCGATATTGGAATGTGAGCCTTATTTTTCTAGTCAATGAATCCTCCATCATTTCACAAGAACAAGGGTATTAACAACTTCGTCACAAACGAACCACCTGCTAACTTTTTGACATAAAAAGGTTCAACTACTCTGCTTTTTTGTcgtgtttatttttagatttttgttttcctgtTCTCCCATTGCTTCAAATGTCAGCTTATGATGTCTTTATGCGTGTAACTGcgaatattataatatattaacaCACCGATGATACTTTTCAATGGAGGGTTTTCCGAACTTTTCGCTTACCAACCCATTAGTGTTCCCGCGGATAAGATAACTTTATATGAAAGTTTGTTACCTGGTGAAAAAACAGTGCTTTTTTTACGATATCCTATTGTATTGCTATACTATTAAAATTCGACTTTAAATGCGGTTTTAAtgagtttattatttttggttttcccTTCCAACCGCTAGGTGGCGCCAGGGGATTGTGTTCGTGCCGATCATATActacataaatatatacatgcaCACATACATCCACACATATGCAAACACtcgaaattaaacaaattgaaatgatGGCAAATGATATGGCGCAAGGCGGTGGGCAGTGGGTGGGTGTTGGGTGGTCGGTCTGTGAACGGCGGACTGTGTCAACGGCGGTGCTGATTACAGAATAGAATATAGTagaatatagaatatatagAATGTACACATACGCCCCGTGGGGCCTCTCATTAGAATGGTGAAATGTGCACAGTAGTTAATTATGCTTCCTTGGGTTTTGCAGGAAAACACAGACCTTGTTCTCTACATCGGATAAACATTCTGAGTAAACATATAGTACACATGTCTCAATGGGTGTAATGTTTATAAACTCAAAGTTGACATAGCGAAGTTGATAGTGGGCTCTTCAACTTTTTCCGGTTACCGTTAAAGGTTTAATATACGAAAATGACCAGATTGCTTAGAGAATTTGGTAGTGTATAGTATAGGGATCGAATAAGGCACATTATAAATGCGTGCTCACGTTTTTTATTATGGCCGTTTATAATTCCAATTTGCCATTGAAGTGGGTCGGCGAAAGGGGTGGAGGGGCGGGGGGTGCTGGCTTAGAGAAAGGGTTCGTGAGAGTGGGGAGGTGGGCAGCCTGCAAGCTGCGAAATTAGGGCATCAAAGGCCACCTGACCAATCGAAgggtacacacacacatactcgcACTTCTATATATAAATGCGTATATACTTTCAAGCACACACTCTTACTGCAACTGGcgcatgtgtatgtgtttgtgcgTGCGGCTTGTTTACTGCCAGCACTTGaccttaaaaaaataaaaatgtaattaattgcTGGCCAGGTATGTAAATGCAggtgaaaacaaaaattgtgttgtatttgttgtgccacacaacacacacacacacacacacactcgagcTGCACACTTTGTTGTTATCGAATTTTTGCACAGCGCCAGAGCCAGCAAACACGAAAAGTTCTCTATCtcatcatttgcatttgattttttaattgaCCAGTGTGGCAAAAAAACGATATAAAATTcaacacacacattcacacacaccgcacacacgcacaccacacacaggcaaatatgtaaataaaaacattaaagaCGTGTTCCGATCGGTTCTGGTTGGAATAACGacgatggtgatgatgatgcccCGTTTCCAATTGGAAACGTATTGGGATTGTGCTGAAAAAACGGTTCAACCTTTTGAACCAAGTGTGCGTGGGGGGGTTCGGGGGGCGTGTCCGGCTGGTTGGGCCGCTAATGGTGCACATTCCGCCACCAATTTTCACCCAATTCGATCCGGATTCGGATTGGGATGGCTCTGTGCTTACTGTAAATGGTATTCCTTCCACGGAGCCAATGGCGAAGCACCGGTCGCCTGCATTGCAGGCGCCGCTCAAAATCTGATGACAATTCATAATTTACACACAGTTGATTATCACATCACAGCGCACGGATATTGGGGTCTTGGTTCTTTGGTTTCTAGCACGAATTTTCCTTGCTTCTTGTAACAAACGACAACAAAGTGACATTACATAAAAATTAGAGTTGGGTTCTTGGCCAGCGCG encodes:
- the LOC6612299 gene encoding dmX-like protein 2, whose translation is MNCHQILSGACNAGDRCFAIGSVEGIPFTAYAAGCNVVILASTFERVQIIPGANHGYVKISALDCSTDTGKIAAAYENKICIFEPTPVIESSKHNTHFLDYRWVQTGSFTSHSNVVTLSWNLEGTRLLTGGTNIQLWKSKSPTHQQEEEHTGVKFEIGESKEPKQTSNAQSEDVSTWENIWSCQTAIPIYHMAFSPDGTLFATCGRNDRLVKIWYENKQVLFPAKGSSNAGPTPSNRHGVDDGTTSSSGGELNFTYVYIAHPRAVSNIVWRKTSKYMPKGSVANMLVTSCLDNICRIWIETVLPDDGMVNMTQFDPMASQNPKFRTHRHKHRFMQRLKHMKTCFHIRRHMKAGANAVPGAASAGAASGGGTAGAMGGMGSSPASYTNYLGPIPSLPSSCSVHDFHSYGFQGSGVTPGMHFHLAASINAETDIPLVPSMQTSDPANQNVFILHWLNNKEMHFTLQAEAILQELTKKVIDEENGHGNASSGGVDLPDDAHGSHSQAHAHKKYLRSSKSVSVDDSGEEFSRYSQHTAGTGMGGGGGGAGLHLNSMSNTTSQNSLNNEPAHPITQLVDSLDNKIECLLRDWHQSPDLLFAIHPVDGSYLIWVIEWLDDYYPGSFRQAQVSFSTRIPSAFPLGDAMSMSTTVSLFNTGTHPLAFRDIANNVRSKDEFHKGHADDSSLKSDQHSGQTFERHDEEQEDAVDDEDGDREGDADQDEGGGDRSAAASGGGAAEHSSSSQDSAATGASALPLNVSPSVSMVTKHSNGTLNLWQLTFAFKTKFTQVLSIGHVSRASGHRFRVNDITCHPVLPLLVSTSHHNLPDSEAKSPMSLFEQPLSGELPSGGGTGAGPSGGSNGDKDVFTPTGFCSELILWRVDSVGPLCHSGGVSELARINSPEISAFSNVAWIPTLLPSTTLGSYSNSPSACFVASDGENLRVYQAVIDARTLLAEISCSENLNTLHKSHSLSSMMSNASSTMRAQRSALHDKLKVVSQQSTARPGCILQLDAISDAKHDWQNTQFLHVFQAQLITGGQRTPQADPHDLEEPRLNALLESDMDAIVDLQRNADFEEPFYIVNIEKTLRGSTIHMWRIVISSKQQSSFLSETAMYVPDSNLTQEPDEDGAGGNQNPRRMSQGAETLTGAEHFGPQVEAPHISITTKKVCTQELPLPEGVDVIHASPAAGHLSSSSIYPACFAPYIIVTACSDSISRFWKCEPIGDEDDPDTEGDAYHWSEWKMFSRIQHSAIEIPGQPLNISAAYSGRIACAYKYGKSFTRPNKGPDPDSRYVNLCVAIYECESSGGSEWVLEDTIHLKNVHLPRINIGHGIDLSYLHDSRLLAKKQRLNQVLHTFAHDPESRSPRSGETTPELAVNRQPSAAASGLLTVPSFSTLQSLRKSIAENGNTCPLTQKHLVQLDWVSKEDGSHILTVAVGSKILLYTPVSSDIAQANIKAMKESRSVNRPILRKASSLAQPNFVDEIRWMKLRQIDLQTADGLPPLPMQISWVRDGILVVAMDSEMHVYSQWKPHYSSHFAAAAAAAGEDVPDTRNLRDEDLRSLANESTQLRLKNVASMPLISKVSTANLQLLSHDKKRRLGNTSMANMNGAGGAGGAGTYGGGADDGGNDDYMTDFGLFQASRIACPVLPQYHPKQLMELLNCGKIRWVKAILAHLVRCMSGNSSSTVNQDDDGYARQRSWSRSRTLSISYTADQNIQAEHRGSTTQIPEELMLDYAEINSIPPLPLWVLLNADRETPGQSNNYAEGDKDYDELFDMHNSEDNLDELLSEGDEKKRQERRLSLPEKHSISHFGPRQGQLLSRLLTHTHLPGLSSLDQMHLLALADTVATCNTDFSDKFAADQGKSGGMAGGAGSGAVKDGSTSTDSLDDCGLRFLLAMKHFTYLLRCLPLQQRAQFQRQGVGTSNIVWAFHSESEEELLNLIPSYTKGDLRWATLRDLGVGYWLKNINTLRRCVEKLAKCAYQQKQEPLDAAIYYLAMKKKSLVWGLFRSRRDEKMTAFFGNNFAEDRWRKAALKNAFVLLGKQRFEHAVAFFLLANSLNDAIEVCMNKLEDFQLALIIARLYEGDGEGCYYHHLLHEHILGTDAETGRCDLSRAHPDPFLRSMTYWTIKKYQESLNTLLLNNVGSLHSSYREEDLLRPEQQATNPNVFNFYIYLRTHPLLIRQNIALSAQEKRIAHVVLSGFNYAGDAAPSAVACDKQLQLEDSITPIERQLYFTTAHGHFKSGCPALALEVLNKLPQKISDDSGGSVAGSQAQERAQQNKEELINTGIMDQWGATPAAASNTADAFDWGAPVSSEPEAKFEIKWDDEDDEEDPDLEPDEPELATPQPQAPILGRGKSNGNDTKMDIMAQQLKFVACLKILMEELSTLATGFEVDGGQLRYQLYMWLEREVEALKQLCNYCSQAEQSNHESGDADAEARDKEMNASIYPSTERPTLHEILMQDKQDFEAKVMRAAKRKRWLKANETLLRTLLSYCSLHGASGGGLASVRMELVLLLQELQQEKTQQQLLSPLPFPTTLPLLSACVAGNKTVIADPIKYLQSQTVDMLQSIIKVLPFPGIEPSALSEIFVLRDLAVALSSCIYQSLCDSESFVVNNSAFNGYPSPGMENIAKINSSFECSYLVGSRNAYGRRRKYSTDEPAGVCTTPSKWPGVTNLRALLAREKDEDVPKLNVLLLESFVSTYMALFIYSLSTCDSRLLYRLSGQSFNNETWSTLFGGGMKKLLIKPAAAPPPTQMVTGGAGAGGASGGTGSTSEEPADENSVWNTVTSITKQRMKLNMKILGSFSQNSTSSNMKEDKPTYREQFMPPETSMLSYFLTKPPTTECDDYDTDDSHESDNEEEEEDDDDVNVSRSQLKAKDNTEHTNPTSYSWSILRLALIKISTHKIQELVKVAGIELQDLPVISPLSHEVLRTLNRWQEFALSDLIARGPPSRNYIPGCYAESGINGLAIHKYRSLLNKDNTPFVSGSSAGPIRRLWNYLVRQEPAQEVFIKSIFGKNMEPSMRGSHHTHNDNETDEGQSHSTNENTDHIRIIHKDHESILSFCLKNNSSSMIAFANPREIQEFDISLLLESPNWYEDECDYDMMNLSKDADTNSSSFLIIQTQEQNQFGSNSNAYSESNASTQSASQSGRGTSMVLRHKVDNVKRMSAHPLMPLYLTGGQDGSVQIWEWGHQQPVCSPRTSGTFAKVTRCRFSEQGNKFGIGDGDGKLSLWQAGIASQNNRSFISYQCHNKALSDFVFLGSCSLLASAGQSSENKNINIWDTLLPHKKSCVSAFTCHDQGSSCLVFAPQHQVLISCGKRGDVCVFDVRQRTLRHRYQAHDSTIKCIALDPHEEFFVTGSIEGDIKIWDMNQFMLINTFPHEHAKNGFFKHTGQGVSQVYVDAFGRLFSCGSDGCMKVRLLVEKDNIVHSVY